One region of Rickettsiales bacterium genomic DNA includes:
- a CDS encoding IS1595 family transposase, with protein sequence QAKRHLRKFNGVPKEHFNLFLKECEWRFNMGTPSDLLADMKKLLKEYY encoded by the coding sequence ATCAGGCAAAACGCCATCTTCGCAAGTTCAATGGCGTACCAAAAGAGCATTTTAATCTGTTCTTGAAAGAATGTGAGTGGAGGTTTAATATGGGCACACCAAGTGACTTACTGGCAGACATGAAAAAGTTGCTCAAAGAATATTATTAG